A genomic segment from Cricetulus griseus strain 17A/GY chromosome 8, alternate assembly CriGri-PICRH-1.0, whole genome shotgun sequence encodes:
- the Znf239 gene encoding zinc finger protein 239 isoform X2: MDERPYKCDKCGKGFTRSSSLLVHLAVHTGEKPYKCNRCGKGFSQSSKLHIHQRVHTGEKPYGCEECGMSFSQRSNLHIHQRVHTGERPYKCGECGKGFSQSSNLHIHRCIHTGEKPYQCCECGKGFSQSSDLRIHLRVHTGEKPYPCGKCGKGFSQSSKLLIHQRVHTGEKPYECSKCGKGFSQSSNLHIHQRVHGKDLH; encoded by the coding sequence ATGGATGAGAGACCTTACAAGTGTGACAAGTGTGGGAAGGGCTTCACCAGGAGCTCCAGTCTGCTCGTCCATCTTGCAGTCCATACGGGTGAGAAACCCTACAAGTGCAACAGGTGTGGGAAGGGCTTCAGTCAGAGCTCCAAGCTCCACATCCACCAGCGagtccacactggagagaagccgtATGGGTGTGAGGAGTGCGGCATGAGCTTCAGTCAGCGGTCAAACCTGCATATCCACCAGCGTGTCCACACGGGAGAGAGGCCCTACAAGTGTGGGGAGTGCGGAAAGGGCTTCAGCCAGAGCTCGAACCTCCACATCCACCGCTGTATCCACACGGGGGAGAAGCCCTACCAATGCTGTGAGTGTGGGAAGGGCTTCAGCCAGAGCTCAGACCTGCGAATCCACCTCAGGgtgcacactggagagaagccctacCCCTGTGGCAAGTGTGGGAAGGGCTTCAGCCAGAGCTCCAAACTCCTCATTCATCAGAGAgtgcacactggagagaagccctatgaGTGCAGCAAGTGTGGGAAGGGCTTCAGCCAGAGTTCCAACCTCCACATCCACCAGCGGGTTCACGGGAAGGACCTTCACTGA
- the Znf32 gene encoding zinc finger protein 32 isoform X2 gives MFGFPTATLLDCHGRYAQNVAFFNVMTEAHKYDHSEATGSSSWDFQSSFRREKVEQKSPDSKTLQEDSPGVRQKVYDCQECGKSFRQKGSLTLHERIHTGQKPFECTQCGKSFRAKGNLVTHQRIHTGEKPYQCKECGKSFSQRGSLAVHERLHTGQKPYECAICQRSFRNQSNLAVHRRVHSGEKPYRCDQCGKAFSQKGSLIVHIRVHTGLKPYACSHCRKSFHTRGNCILHGKIHTGETPYLCGQCGKSFTQRGSLAVHQRSCSQRLTL, from the exons ATGTTTGGGTTTCCAACAGCTACCCTGCTGGACTGTCACGGAAGATATGCCCAGAATGTAGCATTTTTCA ATGTGATGACGGAAGCCCACAAGTATGATCATTCAGAGGCCACAGGATCGTCAAGCTGGGATTTCCAGAGTTCTTTCAGAAGAGAGAAGGTGGAACAAAAGTCCCCAGATTCAAAGACACTACAGGAAGACTCTCCTGGAGTGAGACAGAAGGTCTATGATTGCCAGGAATGTGGGAAATCTTTCCGGCAAAAAGGTAGTCTAACGTTGCATGAGAGAATCCACACTGGGCAGAAGCCCTTTGAATGCACCCAGTGTGGAAAAAGCTTCAGGGCCAAAGGCAACCTAGTTACACATCAGCGAatacacacaggagagaagccctATCAGTGCAAAGAGTGTGGCAAAAGCTTTAGTCAGAGAGGCAGTCTAGCTGTCCATGAGAGACTCCACACTGGacagaaaccctatgaatgtgcCATTTGCCAGAGAAGCTTCAGGAATCAAAGTAACCTTGCTGTTCACCGAAGAGTTCACAGTGGTGAGAAGCCCTATAGATGTGACCAGTGTGGAAAGGCTTTCAGTCAGAAAGGAAGCCTAATTGTCCACATCCGAGTTCACACAGGTCTGAAGCCCTATGCGTGTTCCCACTGCAGGAAGAGCTTCCACACCAGGGGAAATTGTATTCTGCATGGAaaaatccacacaggagagacaCCCTATCTCTGTGGCCAGTGTGGAAAGAGTTTCACACAGAGAGGGAGCCTGGCTGTGCACCAAAGAAGCTGCTCCCAAAGGCTCACCCTGTAA
- the Znf32 gene encoding zinc finger protein 32 isoform X1: protein MFGFPTATLLDCHGRYAQNVAFFTYWCILHDFPLVLSDVMTEAHKYDHSEATGSSSWDFQSSFRREKVEQKSPDSKTLQEDSPGVRQKVYDCQECGKSFRQKGSLTLHERIHTGQKPFECTQCGKSFRAKGNLVTHQRIHTGEKPYQCKECGKSFSQRGSLAVHERLHTGQKPYECAICQRSFRNQSNLAVHRRVHSGEKPYRCDQCGKAFSQKGSLIVHIRVHTGLKPYACSHCRKSFHTRGNCILHGKIHTGETPYLCGQCGKSFTQRGSLAVHQRSCSQRLTL from the exons ATGTTTGGGTTTCCAACAGCTACCCTGCTGGACTGTCACGGAAGATATGCCCAGAATGTAGCATTTTTCA CATATTGGTGCATCTTACATGACTTCCCTCTCGTTTTATCAGATGTGATGACGGAAGCCCACAAGTATGATCATTCAGAGGCCACAGGATCGTCAAGCTGGGATTTCCAGAGTTCTTTCAGAAGAGAGAAGGTGGAACAAAAGTCCCCAGATTCAAAGACACTACAGGAAGACTCTCCTGGAGTGAGACAGAAGGTCTATGATTGCCAGGAATGTGGGAAATCTTTCCGGCAAAAAGGTAGTCTAACGTTGCATGAGAGAATCCACACTGGGCAGAAGCCCTTTGAATGCACCCAGTGTGGAAAAAGCTTCAGGGCCAAAGGCAACCTAGTTACACATCAGCGAatacacacaggagagaagccctATCAGTGCAAAGAGTGTGGCAAAAGCTTTAGTCAGAGAGGCAGTCTAGCTGTCCATGAGAGACTCCACACTGGacagaaaccctatgaatgtgcCATTTGCCAGAGAAGCTTCAGGAATCAAAGTAACCTTGCTGTTCACCGAAGAGTTCACAGTGGTGAGAAGCCCTATAGATGTGACCAGTGTGGAAAGGCTTTCAGTCAGAAAGGAAGCCTAATTGTCCACATCCGAGTTCACACAGGTCTGAAGCCCTATGCGTGTTCCCACTGCAGGAAGAGCTTCCACACCAGGGGAAATTGTATTCTGCATGGAaaaatccacacaggagagacaCCCTATCTCTGTGGCCAGTGTGGAAAGAGTTTCACACAGAGAGGGAGCCTGGCTGTGCACCAAAGAAGCTGCTCCCAAAGGCTCACCCTGTAA